The DNA window CCTTATGTTCATCATGGCGGACATCGGCCAACCTCTCCGTGGTATGAATATGATGCTTCATCCCACACCGAATTCCATGCTTTTCTGGGATATGGTTGTGTTGCTGGGCTATCTTGGGCTGAATGTTATATGTGGCTGGGTAATTCTCACAGCAGAAAGAAAACAGGTCAAGCCCCCGAAATGGGTATATATTTTCGTATATGTGTCGATACCCTTCGCCGTTTCCATCCATACCGTTACCGCTATGTTGTACATGGGACTTCCCGGGCGTCACTTCTGGTTGACAGCGATTACCGCACCGCGCTTTCTCGCTTCGGCCTTCGCAGCAGGGCCTGCGCTTATTGTCCTGGCGTGTCTGATCATGAAGCGGGTTGCCAATTTCGACGCAGGCAAGGAAGCGATAAATAAGATCACCACGATCATTATGTATGCCGCCATCATTAATGCCTTCTTCGTTCTTCTTGAGTTCTTCGTCGGCTATTATTCACAGATACCCGGTCACATTCACTCGCTGCGGTATCTCTTTTTCGGACTGGAACATCACGGTGAGGTCTATAATAATCTGGTGCCGTTTATGTGGGCCGCGACTCTGTTCCTCTTCGGCGGGTTGGGAATTCTTGCCTATATGAAGATAAAGGATTTTGCCACAGATTCTTTGATAGCCATAGCCTGCGCCTTGATTTTTATCTCCTTATATCTCGATAAAGGCCTTGGATTTGTTCTGGGTGGACTGGTTGTCAGCCCGCTTCATGAAATTAACGAATATTATCCGACCCTCAACGAAATAGGGGTTACTCTCGGTATATGGGCCACCGGTTTCTTCATCCTGACCGTGCTCTACAAGATTGCCATTGGAGTAGAACACGAAGTGGAAGCGTAACTGGTACATAAATTATAATAGTAAAAAAAGCCCCGGCAGTTTCTGCCGGGGCTTTTTTTTGTTTAATGCACAGAAAATCGTATGGGAGCCCGTATGAATATTTCTGGATAATTGTGTATACTCTTATGCATACTTCACATGCAACACGGATAAATACATTATTTGGAAAATAAGTGACGACCAAACACCGAGCCCTCATTGTTTATTTCTCGCACAGCAGCCAAACCAGGAAACTGCTGCAGGCTTTTGCAGCAGGTCTTGCCGAAAGCGGAGTCGATGTAGGCTGGCAACAGCTGAAAACCACCAGAAAGCTGCCGTTCCCACTGGGATCGGTATGGTCGACCATCATTATGATGGTGGAAACGTTTTTTCATCGTCGCTATGAGATCGAACCCCTGGATCAGCAAGATTTTGATGGCTGGGACGTGGTTATTCTTGCAGGACCAACATGGTCCTATAGCCCCTGCGGACCGGTTTTTTCTTTTTTTGATAGATACGGCATGCTCCTTTCGGGAAAGACGGTCATTCCTTTTATATCCTGCCGGGGGTATTGGCGGATGCATTACTTCCAGTTACGGTTGATGCTTGCCAGGAGAAAAGCCGTGACGCTGCAACCTATAATATTTTTACATACAGGAGCCGAGCCCTGGCGCACCATAGGCGTGTTTCTCAAGTTGGCTGGCAAGGCGCCAGATCTAGGACGGTCGTGGATAGGCAGGTATTATACGAGATTCGGTCATACCAGGGAGCAGGTTGATCTGGCACAGAGATTGGGGGCTGAATATGGTGTTGCTTTAAAGCGGCAGGAACTGGAGCAGATGAAGACTGTTGTGATAAAGGATGTAGAACCGGGCAGGGATTAGGAGGTTATCCGGGAACAGGCTTTTTCCTCAGATCTGGTAAGCGCAGACTCCGGAGCATTTTCAGGAAATCAAGGACACCAT is part of the Desulfopila inferna genome and encodes:
- the dsrP gene encoding sulfate reduction electron transfer complex DsrMKJOP subunit DsrP, producing the protein MIEKALRGKPAYWMWLAVLGVFIAIGAVCYLRQFMLGLGLTGMGRDLAWGLYISQFTFLVGVAAGGLMLVLPYYVHNYKAFGRITILGEFLAISALLMCLMFIMADIGQPLRGMNMMLHPTPNSMLFWDMVVLLGYLGLNVICGWVILTAERKQVKPPKWVYIFVYVSIPFAVSIHTVTAMLYMGLPGRHFWLTAITAPRFLASAFAAGPALIVLACLIMKRVANFDAGKEAINKITTIIMYAAIINAFFVLLEFFVGYYSQIPGHIHSLRYLFFGLEHHGEVYNNLVPFMWAATLFLFGGLGILAYMKIKDFATDSLIAIACALIFISLYLDKGLGFVLGGLVVSPLHEINEYYPTLNEIGVTLGIWATGFFILTVLYKIAIGVEHEVEA
- a CDS encoding NAD(P)H-dependent oxidoreductase translates to MTTKHRALIVYFSHSSQTRKLLQAFAAGLAESGVDVGWQQLKTTRKLPFPLGSVWSTIIMMVETFFHRRYEIEPLDQQDFDGWDVVILAGPTWSYSPCGPVFSFFDRYGMLLSGKTVIPFISCRGYWRMHYFQLRLMLARRKAVTLQPIIFLHTGAEPWRTIGVFLKLAGKAPDLGRSWIGRYYTRFGHTREQVDLAQRLGAEYGVALKRQELEQMKTVVIKDVEPGRD